In Vicia villosa cultivar HV-30 ecotype Madison, WI unplaced genomic scaffold, Vvil1.0 ctg.000025F_1_1, whole genome shotgun sequence, one genomic interval encodes:
- the LOC131622186 gene encoding uncharacterized protein LOC131622186, translated as MSNTNQDSHKGKEKVNEESVTNLQTMENPEKRKRMALKDEPDAETKSSKSPRTNAGVDESTSSSKEFSPFLLFGFIIDPSKGYQKAYSCAFCRRKFVSPQALSGKQNCQECEESLRRVVEALNKPRDNLYYGVQGMRLSKIVPYTGGCGYVYGGNDAGKLQGPVLHNAQIDQDTVNGQVIRAEIDLNNDLVSEEASKNIDLNLMP; from the coding sequence ATGAGCAACACTAATCAAGATTCACACAAGGGGAAGGAGAAAGTGAATGAAGAATCAGTTACCAATTTACAAACAATGGAGAATCCGGAGAAGCGAAAGAGGATGGCGCTGAAAGACGAACCCGATGCTGAAACCAAGAGTTCAAAGAGCCCTAGAACCAATGCTGGTGTAGATGAATCAACAAGTTCATCCAAAGAATTTTCGCCATTCCTTCTCTTCGGATTTATCATCGATCCGAGTAAAGGATATCAAAAAGCTTATTCATGCGCCTTTTGTCGTAGAAAATTTGTTTCTCCACAAGCATTGAGTGGAAAACAAAACTGCCAGGAATGCGAGGAGTCACTAAGAAGAGTTGTCGAAGCTTTGAATAAACCTCGTGATAATTTATATTATGGCGTACAAGGAATGCGTCTAAGCAAGATTGTTCCATACACCGGTGGATGCGGATATGTATATGGTGGAAATGATGCTGGAAAATTGCAGGGTCCAGTGCTGCATAATGCACAGATTGATCAAGACACTGTGAATGGACAAGTTATTAGGGCTGAGATTGACTTGAACAATGATTTGGTTTCGGAGGAAGCATCCAAGAACATTGATTTGAACCTAATGCCttga